The following are encoded together in the Microterricola viridarii genome:
- a CDS encoding SulP family inorganic anion transporter, producing MNAGQRVARLVPMLGWIRTYDRSWLRGDLIAGVTVAALIVPKNLGYAGIAGIPLQNGLYAAAAAAIIYGIFGTSRQISMGPSSGLAAVAASAVLVVGLTDEGDIASFVAGITLASGVLFLLLAVLKAGWIAQFLSRAVVTGFLFGAAIDVVIGELPKLTGTSTTGTNSFQELWSWFGTFGEWNTVTAIVGVISLIVVFGLRRIAPQVPGALVLVVGGLLASWIFQLGDLGVALVGDVPRGLPSFAVPNLGIMWDHAGTVAIAAIALVLIGFSQTAGDARAFAAKHRYQVDIDQESVAQGLANTGAGLFQGMPVSTSLSASSLNDHSGARTGLASLTSGVMVLLTLLVLAPLFSALPKPVLAALIIEAVVMGMINIPEMRRLARVQPFDFWIAIAAIVGTLAFGVLAGVLIGIGLSLLWLIGVATHPHIPVLARKARTDVFRELSEHPDDELTPGVVVIRMDGGLFFATSDALEDRVRELIHSHDGLSGIVLDCAGINFIDSQGCAKMGDVVTLAEDSGITLRLARLKANVSATLKRDGVLERIGVGNVHGNIATAVQAQLEATDPPPEQDR from the coding sequence ATGAACGCCGGGCAGCGCGTTGCCCGGCTGGTTCCGATGCTGGGGTGGATCCGCACGTACGATCGCAGTTGGCTGCGCGGCGATCTGATCGCCGGTGTGACGGTCGCGGCGCTGATCGTTCCGAAGAACCTCGGCTATGCCGGGATTGCCGGAATCCCGCTGCAGAACGGCCTCTACGCCGCGGCCGCCGCCGCCATCATTTATGGGATCTTCGGCACCAGCCGGCAGATCTCGATGGGCCCGAGCTCAGGGCTGGCCGCCGTGGCGGCCAGCGCGGTGCTCGTCGTCGGCCTCACCGACGAGGGCGACATCGCATCGTTCGTGGCCGGCATCACCCTGGCATCGGGCGTGCTGTTCCTGCTCCTTGCCGTGCTCAAAGCAGGCTGGATCGCGCAGTTCCTCTCGCGCGCAGTGGTGACCGGATTCCTGTTCGGGGCGGCCATCGACGTCGTCATAGGCGAGCTCCCGAAGCTCACCGGCACCTCCACCACCGGCACGAACTCGTTCCAGGAGCTGTGGTCGTGGTTCGGCACTTTCGGCGAGTGGAACACGGTCACGGCGATCGTCGGCGTGATCTCGCTGATCGTGGTCTTCGGGCTCCGACGGATCGCACCACAGGTACCCGGCGCGCTCGTGCTCGTGGTCGGCGGGCTGCTGGCATCCTGGATCTTCCAGCTCGGAGACCTCGGCGTCGCCCTCGTCGGTGACGTGCCGCGCGGCCTGCCGTCCTTCGCGGTGCCGAACCTCGGGATCATGTGGGACCACGCCGGCACCGTCGCCATCGCGGCAATCGCGCTGGTGCTGATCGGGTTCTCCCAGACCGCCGGCGACGCCCGGGCGTTCGCCGCCAAGCACCGCTACCAGGTCGACATCGACCAGGAGTCGGTGGCCCAAGGGCTGGCGAACACCGGCGCTGGGCTGTTCCAGGGCATGCCGGTCTCGACCAGCCTGTCGGCCAGTTCGCTCAACGACCACTCCGGCGCCCGCACCGGCCTGGCCTCACTCACGTCGGGTGTCATGGTGCTGCTGACGCTGCTCGTGCTGGCCCCGTTGTTCTCGGCGCTGCCGAAGCCGGTTTTGGCCGCGCTGATCATCGAGGCGGTGGTCATGGGCATGATCAACATCCCCGAGATGCGGCGTCTCGCCCGCGTGCAGCCGTTCGACTTCTGGATTGCGATCGCCGCGATCGTCGGCACCCTGGCGTTCGGCGTGCTGGCCGGCGTCCTGATCGGCATCGGGCTCTCGCTGCTCTGGCTGATCGGCGTGGCCACCCACCCACACATTCCCGTGCTCGCGCGCAAGGCGCGGACCGACGTGTTCCGTGAGCTGAGCGAGCACCCGGACGACGAACTGACTCCCGGCGTCGTCGTGATCCGGATGGACGGCGGTCTCTTCTTCGCCACCTCGGACGCGCTGGAGGATCGCGTCCGCGAACTCATCCACTCACACGACGGCCTGAGCGGAATCGTCCTCGACTGTGCGGGCATCAACTTCATCGACTCCCAGGGCTGCGCCAAGATGGGCGACGTCGTCACTCTCGCCGAGGATTCGGGAATCACCCTGCGCCTCGCCCGCCTGAAAGCGAACGTCAGCGCGACGCTCAAGCGGGACGGTGTGCTGGAGCGCATCGGAGTCGGTAACGTCCACGGCAACATCGCCACGGCCGTGCAGGCCC
- a CDS encoding pyridoxamine 5'-phosphate oxidase family protein — protein MEHDEGPVQRLTEPECWQLLAASPLGRIATHVHDVIDIFPVNYYADGASILFRTAPGSKLVELTINDQIAFETDGYDEWAGWSVIIKGTARALEHQAEIDAADDLPLHPWIPTLKPVYVRITPTHISGIRFERAPEPERS, from the coding sequence GTGGAACACGACGAAGGGCCGGTACAGAGGCTGACGGAGCCAGAGTGTTGGCAACTCCTGGCCGCGAGCCCACTCGGACGCATCGCGACGCACGTGCACGACGTCATCGACATCTTCCCGGTCAACTACTATGCGGACGGGGCATCGATCCTGTTCCGCACGGCGCCCGGCAGCAAACTCGTCGAGCTCACGATCAACGACCAGATCGCCTTCGAGACCGACGGCTACGACGAGTGGGCGGGGTGGAGCGTCATCATCAAGGGCACGGCCAGGGCGCTCGAGCATCAGGCCGAGATCGACGCGGCCGACGACCTCCCGCTGCACCCGTGGATCCCGACCCTCAAACCCGTCTACGTGCGCATCACGCCCACCCACATCAGCGGCATCCGTTTCGAGCGAGCGCCGGAGCCGGAGCGCTCCTGA
- a CDS encoding anthrone oxygenase family protein → MISTVVPAIGLVLAGILAGEEFIVRWGVQPALSRLSDHSHVEARIALVKRLKIVVPAIMVPTALLAVATLLVAGGGAGLAWRWAGMIALVAFLLFSFLGTVPINIKVNDWDADAPPAEWKAVVARWQAIDVYRSTAAVVAFVCFTIAFALQLS, encoded by the coding sequence ATGATCAGCACTGTCGTACCGGCCATCGGGCTGGTGCTGGCCGGGATCCTGGCCGGTGAGGAGTTCATCGTGCGCTGGGGCGTGCAGCCCGCGCTGTCACGGCTGAGTGACCACTCACACGTCGAGGCCCGCATCGCCCTGGTGAAGCGGCTGAAGATTGTCGTGCCGGCGATCATGGTGCCGACGGCGCTGCTCGCGGTGGCCACCCTGCTGGTCGCCGGTGGCGGGGCCGGGCTGGCCTGGCGCTGGGCCGGCATGATCGCGCTCGTCGCGTTCCTGCTGTTCTCCTTCCTCGGCACCGTTCCGATCAACATCAAGGTCAACGACTGGGATGCCGACGCACCACCGGCCGAGTGGAAGGCCGTCGTCGCCCGCTGGCAGGCCATCGACGTCTACCGCTCCACGGCGGCCGTCGTGGCCTTCGTTTGCTTCACGATCGCCTTCGCGCTGCAGCTGAGCTGA
- a CDS encoding ABC transporter permease, producing the protein MSLPNELVWGSVLPTLLGVAVLVAVTLAVLWFARVPHRWAPAAAVARGALQLALISVVLSGIISNLLWVGCALLVMYGVAAATATRRIGWSARHAAVVFGAMAVGILVTLAVIFSTGAIEFSARYLLAIGGIVIGNTMSIATLTGRRFVEGVIARWDEVEGWLALGATPRQATRDLTRQSVYGALIPSIDQTRTTGLVTLPGAFVGAIFGGVSPVQAGLFQIVVLAAVMAAGSITAVLLSQALAPVSTKPVALA; encoded by the coding sequence ATGAGCCTGCCGAACGAACTGGTGTGGGGGAGTGTGCTCCCGACGCTGCTCGGCGTGGCCGTGCTCGTGGCCGTCACCCTCGCCGTGCTCTGGTTCGCCCGGGTGCCGCACCGCTGGGCTCCGGCGGCCGCCGTCGCCCGCGGGGCGCTGCAACTCGCCCTCATCAGCGTGGTGCTCAGCGGCATCATCTCGAACCTGCTCTGGGTGGGCTGCGCCCTGCTCGTCATGTACGGGGTCGCTGCTGCCACGGCCACACGCAGGATCGGTTGGTCGGCCCGCCACGCCGCCGTGGTGTTCGGGGCGATGGCGGTCGGCATCCTGGTGACGCTCGCCGTCATCTTCTCGACCGGCGCCATCGAGTTCTCGGCCCGTTACCTGCTGGCCATCGGCGGCATCGTCATCGGCAACACGATGAGCATCGCCACCCTCACCGGGCGTCGCTTCGTTGAGGGTGTGATCGCCCGCTGGGACGAGGTGGAGGGCTGGCTGGCGCTGGGCGCTACGCCCCGCCAGGCGACCCGCGACCTCACCCGGCAGTCGGTGTACGGCGCGTTGATCCCGTCGATCGACCAGACCCGCACGACCGGTCTCGTCACCCTGCCCGGCGCCTTCGTCGGCGCCATCTTCGGCGGGGTGTCGCCCGTGCAGGCCGGCCTGTTCCAGATCGTGGTGCTCGCGGCGGTCATGGCCGCAGGGTCGATTACCGCGGTGCTGCTCTCGCAGGCGCTCGCCCCCGTCAGCACCAAGCCGGTGGCCTTGGCCTGA
- a CDS encoding glycosyltransferase encodes MNDTVSGDAVAELPGVSYVMPVLNEVTHVRAAVDSLLNQDYAGPFEVALALGPSIDGTTELVEDMARVDPRIRVVPNEVGSTPSGLNVAIRASKYPIIIRVDAHSVLPPDYARIAVETLLRTGAANVGGIMDAQGRARSSAPSPGPTAPASASAVPPSTSAARRARQRPSTSAASGARRSRPSGSSTRASSAARTGSSTGACARPAASSGSRRSSP; translated from the coding sequence ATGAACGACACGGTGTCGGGTGACGCAGTCGCAGAGCTTCCAGGTGTTTCCTATGTGATGCCGGTGCTCAATGAAGTGACCCACGTGCGGGCCGCAGTCGACAGCCTGCTGAACCAGGATTATGCCGGCCCCTTCGAGGTCGCCCTCGCCCTGGGGCCGAGTATCGACGGCACGACAGAGCTGGTCGAGGACATGGCGCGGGTCGACCCGCGCATCCGCGTTGTGCCGAACGAGGTCGGCTCGACCCCCTCGGGCCTGAACGTCGCCATCCGCGCCTCCAAGTACCCGATCATCATCCGCGTCGACGCGCACTCCGTGCTGCCGCCGGACTATGCCCGCATCGCCGTCGAGACGCTGCTGCGCACCGGGGCCGCCAACGTCGGCGGCATCATGGACGCCCAGGGCAGAGCCCGTTCCAGCGCGCCGTCGCCCGGGCCTACGGCTCCCGCGTCGGCCTCGGCGGTTCCTCCTTCCACGTCGGCGGCGAGGAGGGCCCGGCAGAGACCGTCTACCTCGGCTGCTTCCGGCGCGAGGCGATCGAGGCCGTCGGGCTCTTCGACGAGGGCATCAAGCGCGGCCAGGACTGGGAGCTCAACCGGCGCCTGCGCAAGGCCGGCGGCGTCGTCTGGTTCACGCCGAAGCTCACCGTGA
- a CDS encoding carbon-nitrogen hydrolase family protein, with protein MTDQIAVAVAQFAPGADTAANLAEIERMTRLAASRGATLVVFPEYSSYFTPTMGPDWLAAAETLDGPFVRALAALASDTGCHIVAGLVERAERVDRVRNTVVALAPGTGLAALYRKMHLYDAFGMRESDWVEAGEIAEPQLFELGGVRVGLQTCYDIRFPEVTRRLVDAGAELVLVPAEWVRGPLKEAHWRTLCTARALENTVYLAAADHAPPVGVGNSFIIDPMGVELATIGESTDVAVAWISRERLAAVRQLNPALALRRFTVSAK; from the coding sequence ATGACTGATCAGATCGCGGTGGCCGTCGCCCAGTTCGCGCCGGGAGCCGACACCGCGGCGAATCTGGCCGAGATCGAGCGGATGACGCGGCTTGCCGCCTCCCGCGGGGCCACGCTCGTCGTCTTCCCCGAGTACTCCAGCTACTTCACGCCGACCATGGGCCCCGACTGGCTGGCCGCGGCGGAGACGCTGGACGGGCCGTTCGTGCGCGCGCTCGCCGCACTGGCCAGCGACACCGGTTGTCACATCGTCGCCGGCCTGGTGGAGCGCGCCGAGCGCGTCGACCGGGTGCGCAACACGGTGGTCGCGCTGGCGCCGGGCACCGGCCTCGCCGCCCTGTACCGCAAGATGCACCTTTACGACGCCTTCGGCATGCGCGAATCCGACTGGGTGGAGGCGGGCGAGATAGCCGAGCCGCAGCTGTTCGAGCTGGGCGGGGTGCGCGTCGGCCTGCAGACCTGTTACGACATCCGTTTTCCCGAGGTCACCCGTCGGCTGGTCGACGCCGGTGCCGAGCTGGTGCTGGTGCCGGCCGAGTGGGTGCGCGGCCCGCTCAAGGAGGCGCACTGGCGCACCCTGTGCACGGCGCGCGCGCTCGAGAACACCGTCTACCTGGCCGCGGCCGACCACGCGCCGCCCGTCGGCGTTGGCAACAGCTTCATCATCGACCCGATGGGGGTCGAGCTGGCGACGATCGGCGAGAGCACGGATGTCGCCGTCGCCTGGATCTCGCGGGAACGCCTGGCCGCCGTGCGCCAACTGAACCCGGCGCTCGCGCTGCGCCGGTTCACGGTCAGCGCGAAGTGA
- a CDS encoding S1C family serine protease, with amino-acid sequence MTDNTNPDSALPVPEENTPAAAPVEPAVPAAAEAAAAPATDPTPAVPEVAPAVPQVAPAAAEAAPAAPATPVVAPAAAESAPPPAAAPAAPAPAAAPAPAAAPAAAAAPAYGAAQPNATVYAPDTPPQPYAGQHTGQPAYAQHPGQPASYPQQGGYPQQNGQQQNGQQQTQPTVPLPGAAFGIGGPAGPGGPTGPGQQGAAAPAPKRTGVGMLAAALVIGALVGGGSAAGVMAIANSQDQGRASSTAAAPQNVVVNNTKSVTEITAVAAKATPSVVTISVTGQNGAGTGSGVVLSADGYVLTNTHVVTLDGETSDPKIQVTMSDGSLYEASIVGTDPISDLAVIQLKGASGLTPLTFADSSKLNVGDTAIAIGAPLGLSGTVTNGIVSALNRSITVASSAVPSTPQQDNTTPTPNDQFPFNFDIPGQGGQSQQAPSTSTGTISLAVVQTDAAINPGNSGGALLNDKGELIGINVAIATAGSSSGGSGSIGVGFAIPANLAERISSELIKDGQATHGLLGATVSAAAGVQGSTTVGAYVADVTAGGPAATAGLQKGDVITRFNGVPITDANDLTAQVRTVAGGGDATLTYVRDGKSYDVDVTLGTLGS; translated from the coding sequence ATGACCGACAACACCAACCCGGACTCTGCCCTGCCGGTGCCCGAGGAGAACACTCCCGCTGCGGCGCCTGTGGAGCCGGCCGTCCCCGCCGCAGCCGAGGCTGCCGCGGCACCCGCCACCGACCCGACCCCGGCCGTGCCCGAGGTTGCGCCGGCCGTGCCACAGGTTGCTCCCGCAGCCGCCGAGGCCGCTCCTGCAGCTCCCGCCACGCCGGTGGTCGCCCCGGCAGCCGCAGAGAGTGCCCCGCCGCCCGCCGCAGCGCCCGCAGCCCCGGCTCCCGCCGCAGCCCCGGCTCCCGCCGCAGCCCCGGCTGCTGCCGCTGCTCCCGCGTACGGCGCGGCACAGCCGAACGCCACCGTCTACGCGCCGGACACGCCGCCGCAGCCCTACGCTGGCCAGCACACTGGCCAGCCTGCCTACGCGCAGCACCCCGGCCAGCCGGCCAGCTACCCCCAGCAGGGTGGCTACCCCCAGCAGAACGGCCAGCAGCAGAACGGCCAGCAGCAGACGCAGCCGACCGTTCCACTGCCCGGCGCCGCCTTCGGCATCGGTGGACCGGCCGGCCCCGGCGGCCCCACTGGCCCCGGTCAGCAGGGCGCAGCAGCGCCCGCCCCGAAGCGCACCGGAGTCGGCATGCTCGCCGCCGCCCTCGTGATCGGCGCCCTCGTCGGCGGTGGATCCGCCGCCGGTGTGATGGCGATCGCCAACAGCCAGGACCAGGGCCGCGCGAGCTCGACAGCCGCAGCCCCGCAGAACGTGGTCGTCAACAACACCAAGTCGGTCACCGAGATCACCGCCGTCGCCGCCAAGGCGACACCGAGCGTTGTCACGATCTCCGTCACCGGCCAGAACGGTGCGGGAACCGGTTCGGGCGTCGTGCTCAGCGCCGACGGCTACGTGCTCACCAACACGCACGTGGTCACACTGGACGGCGAGACCTCCGACCCGAAGATCCAGGTCACCATGAGCGACGGATCGCTCTACGAGGCGAGCATCGTCGGCACCGACCCGATCTCCGACCTCGCCGTCATCCAGCTGAAGGGCGCCAGCGGCCTCACCCCGCTGACGTTCGCCGACTCGAGCAAGCTCAACGTTGGTGACACCGCCATCGCGATCGGCGCCCCGCTCGGGCTCTCCGGCACCGTCACCAACGGCATCGTGAGCGCGCTGAACCGCAGCATCACGGTGGCATCCTCTGCTGTGCCGTCCACGCCCCAGCAGGACAACACGACCCCCACCCCGAACGACCAGTTCCCGTTCAACTTCGACATCCCCGGCCAGGGCGGCCAGTCGCAGCAGGCGCCGTCGACCTCCACCGGAACGATCTCACTCGCTGTCGTCCAGACGGATGCCGCCATCAACCCCGGCAACTCGGGCGGCGCACTGCTGAACGACAAGGGCGAGCTGATCGGTATCAACGTGGCGATCGCCACGGCGGGCAGCTCGAGCGGCGGATCCGGCAGCATCGGCGTCGGTTTCGCCATCCCGGCGAACCTGGCCGAGCGCATCTCCAGTGAGCTGATCAAGGACGGCCAGGCCACCCACGGCCTGCTCGGCGCGACGGTCTCAGCGGCCGCCGGCGTGCAGGGCAGCACCACGGTCGGTGCGTACGTCGCCGACGTCACCGCCGGCGGCCCGGCCGCCACGGCCGGTCTGCAGAAGGGCGATGTGATCACCCGCTTCAACGGTGTGCCGATCACCGACGCCAACGACTTGACCGCGCAGGTGCGCACCGTGGCGGGCGGCGGCGACGCCACCCTCACCTACGTGCGCGACGGAAAGAGCTACGACGTCGACGTCACGCTCGGCACGCTGGGGAGCTGA
- a CDS encoding phosphoketolase family protein gives MAYDEGTTRTGANTTRSGLDAVDVWWRTANYLSVGQIYLLDNPLLERALTPADIKPRLLGHWGTTPALNLVYAHLNRLIVERDLDVLYIAGPGHGGPGVVANAWIDGTYSELFPDVSFDRDGIRKLFRQFSFPGGIPSHASPETPGSLHEGGELGYSLVHAYGAVLDNPGLIGACVVGDGEAETATLAASWHLNKFLNAESDGAVLPILNLNGYKIANPTILARIPEEELLALFRGYGYAPRIVSGGFDNEDPRLVHERLADAMGQAFDDIAAIQASARGGGEPARPAWPMLILRTPKGWTGPKVVDGLPVENTWRAHQVPLAGVRDNPEHRAQLQEWMQSYRPAELFDGSGRPAPGIDGIRPTLTHRMSANPHSNGGELLEPLTVPALEPNAIGLDGGRGAIAEPTRVLGGWLRELIAANPHTFRIFGPDETASNRLDDVYRVTQKAWQGEMLPTDEHLGREGRVIEALSENLMQGLLEGYLLTGRHGLFTSYEAFIHVVDSMFNQYAKWLESSAHVEWRRPVASFTYLLSSHVWRQDHNGFSHQDPGFLNLVVNKQASVVRVYLPPDANTLLVTAEHCLRSRNYVNVIVAGKQPTATLLSLDEARAHGARGAGIWDWAGTEVAGEEPDVVVACAGDVPTVEAMAAVQILKAEVPGLRVRFINVVDLMRLQDSREHPHGLTDDAFDALFTRDKPVVFAFHGYPSLVHQLTYRRTNHQNIHVRGFKERGTTTTPFDMLMMNDLDRFRLVMDVIHRVPHLENRYAALSQRMDDERIAHRAYTREHGEDSPDVSGSRGLPFRARSADAGTHLDTGDDNVTPASGPAGRS, from the coding sequence ATGGCTTACGACGAGGGCACGACCAGGACCGGCGCCAACACCACACGAAGCGGCTTGGACGCCGTCGACGTGTGGTGGCGCACCGCGAACTATCTCTCGGTCGGGCAGATCTACCTGCTCGACAACCCGCTTCTGGAGCGTGCACTGACCCCGGCGGACATCAAGCCTCGTCTGCTCGGCCACTGGGGCACGACCCCGGCCCTCAACCTGGTCTACGCGCACCTCAACCGGCTCATCGTCGAGCGCGACCTCGACGTGCTCTACATCGCCGGGCCAGGGCACGGCGGCCCGGGCGTCGTCGCCAACGCCTGGATCGACGGCACCTACTCCGAGCTGTTCCCGGACGTCTCGTTCGACCGCGACGGCATCCGAAAGCTGTTCCGCCAGTTCTCCTTCCCGGGCGGCATCCCCTCGCACGCCTCTCCCGAGACCCCCGGCTCGCTGCACGAGGGCGGCGAGCTCGGCTACAGCCTCGTGCACGCCTACGGCGCAGTGCTCGACAATCCCGGCCTGATCGGGGCCTGCGTCGTCGGTGATGGTGAGGCCGAGACCGCCACGCTGGCCGCCAGCTGGCACCTCAACAAGTTCCTGAACGCCGAGAGCGACGGGGCCGTGCTGCCGATCCTGAACCTGAACGGCTACAAGATCGCGAACCCCACCATCCTGGCGCGCATCCCAGAGGAGGAGCTGCTCGCCCTCTTCCGCGGCTACGGCTACGCGCCGCGCATCGTCTCCGGCGGGTTCGACAACGAGGATCCGCGGCTCGTGCACGAGCGCCTCGCGGATGCCATGGGGCAGGCGTTCGATGACATCGCCGCCATTCAGGCCTCCGCCCGGGGCGGCGGCGAGCCGGCCCGCCCGGCCTGGCCGATGCTGATCCTCCGCACCCCCAAGGGCTGGACCGGGCCGAAGGTCGTCGACGGCCTGCCCGTCGAGAACACGTGGCGCGCCCACCAGGTCCCGCTAGCCGGCGTGCGTGATAACCCGGAGCACCGCGCACAACTCCAGGAGTGGATGCAGAGTTACCGCCCCGCGGAGCTCTTCGACGGCTCCGGCCGCCCCGCGCCGGGCATCGACGGCATCCGCCCCACCCTCACCCATCGGATGAGCGCGAACCCGCACTCCAACGGTGGCGAACTCCTGGAGCCACTCACCGTGCCCGCGCTGGAGCCGAACGCGATCGGATTGGATGGCGGGCGCGGCGCGATCGCGGAACCCACCAGGGTTCTTGGCGGCTGGCTGCGCGAGCTGATCGCCGCGAACCCGCACACGTTCCGCATCTTCGGGCCGGACGAGACGGCATCCAACCGCCTCGACGACGTCTACCGGGTGACGCAGAAGGCCTGGCAGGGCGAGATGCTGCCCACCGACGAGCACCTCGGGCGCGAGGGCCGCGTGATCGAGGCGCTCAGCGAGAACCTGATGCAGGGCCTGCTCGAGGGCTACCTGCTCACCGGGCGGCACGGGCTCTTCACCTCCTATGAGGCATTCATCCACGTCGTCGACTCGATGTTCAACCAGTACGCGAAGTGGCTGGAGTCCAGCGCGCACGTCGAGTGGCGCCGCCCGGTGGCCTCCTTCACGTACCTGCTCTCCTCGCACGTGTGGCGGCAGGACCACAACGGCTTCTCCCACCAGGATCCCGGCTTCCTCAACCTCGTCGTCAACAAGCAGGCGAGCGTCGTGCGCGTCTACTTGCCGCCGGACGCGAACACGCTCCTGGTGACGGCAGAGCACTGCCTCCGCTCGCGCAACTACGTCAACGTGATCGTTGCCGGCAAGCAACCGACGGCCACCCTGCTGAGCCTCGACGAGGCGCGCGCCCACGGTGCGCGGGGCGCCGGCATCTGGGACTGGGCGGGCACGGAGGTGGCCGGCGAGGAGCCGGACGTCGTTGTCGCCTGCGCCGGCGACGTGCCGACCGTTGAGGCCATGGCCGCTGTGCAGATCCTGAAGGCCGAGGTCCCCGGGCTGCGGGTGCGCTTCATCAACGTGGTCGACCTGATGCGCCTGCAAGACAGCCGCGAGCACCCGCACGGGCTGACGGATGACGCCTTCGATGCGCTGTTCACCCGCGACAAGCCGGTCGTGTTCGCCTTCCACGGCTACCCGTCGCTCGTGCACCAGCTCACCTATCGCCGCACGAACCACCAGAACATCCACGTGCGCGGCTTCAAGGAACGCGGCACGACCACCACACCGTTCGACATGCTGATGATGAACGATCTGGACCGGTTCCGACTGGTCATGGACGTCATCCACCGCGTGCCGCACCTGGAGAATCGGTACGCGGCGCTCTCCCAGCGGATGGATGACGAACGCATCGCCCACCGGGCATACACCCGCGAACACGGCGAGGACAGCCCCGACGTGTCGGGGTCGCGCGGGCTGCCGTTCCGCGCCAGGTCAGCGGATGCCGGCACGCACCTCGACACGGGCGATGACAACGTCACCCCGGCATCCGGGCCGGCCGGCCGCTCCTGA
- a CDS encoding aminotransferase class I/II-fold pyridoxal phosphate-dependent enzyme, which produces MRALAPWQRTAAGAGLLAADGTVAATIFAEMSALAQRTGAINLGQGFPDEDGPAEVLEAARQAISDGVNQYPPGRGQVVLLEAIAAHQARFYGIQLDPEREVLVTAGATEAIAATILAFVQPGDEVLTFEPFYDSYGATIALAGGVHTTVPLLSPDFQPDLDQLRAAVNDRTRIILVNTPHNPTGAVLPRATLELIVELAHKHDVLIVTDEVYEHLTFEGQHLPIAALPGARERTISISSAGKTFNTTGWKIGWVTAGAAHITAILAVKQFLTYVNGAPFQPAVAVGLGLPDSFFTGIAETLSAKRDVLSAGLLAAGFAVSRPAGGYFVVADAAPLGFDDGAELARRLPELAGVVAVPITAFVHPERRPQYSSVLRFAYCKKFELLERAAAQLAGLSAR; this is translated from the coding sequence ATGAGAGCACTCGCCCCCTGGCAGCGCACCGCAGCAGGTGCGGGCCTCCTGGCCGCCGACGGCACCGTTGCCGCCACGATCTTCGCCGAGATGAGTGCTCTCGCCCAGCGCACGGGTGCGATCAACCTGGGCCAGGGGTTCCCGGACGAGGACGGCCCGGCCGAGGTGCTCGAGGCCGCGCGGCAGGCGATCAGCGACGGCGTGAACCAGTACCCGCCGGGGCGCGGGCAGGTCGTGCTGCTCGAGGCGATCGCAGCCCACCAGGCCCGCTTCTACGGCATCCAGCTCGACCCGGAGCGCGAGGTGCTCGTCACGGCGGGCGCCACGGAGGCCATCGCGGCCACCATCCTGGCCTTCGTGCAGCCCGGCGACGAGGTGCTCACCTTCGAGCCGTTCTACGACTCCTACGGCGCGACGATCGCACTGGCCGGCGGTGTGCACACCACGGTGCCGCTGCTCTCCCCTGATTTCCAACCCGACCTCGACCAACTGCGCGCCGCCGTGAACGACCGCACCCGGATCATCCTGGTGAACACGCCGCACAACCCGACCGGCGCCGTGCTGCCGCGCGCCACCCTTGAGCTGATCGTCGAACTGGCCCACAAACACGACGTACTAATCGTGACCGACGAGGTCTACGAGCACCTCACCTTCGAGGGACAGCACCTGCCGATCGCGGCGTTGCCCGGCGCACGGGAGCGCACGATCAGCATCAGCTCGGCCGGCAAGACGTTCAACACCACCGGGTGGAAGATTGGCTGGGTCACGGCGGGCGCTGCCCATATCACGGCGATCCTGGCCGTCAAGCAGTTCCTGACCTATGTGAATGGCGCACCGTTCCAGCCGGCGGTCGCGGTCGGGCTCGGCCTGCCCGACTCCTTCTTCACCGGCATTGCAGAGACGCTCTCCGCCAAGCGCGACGTGCTCTCTGCCGGGTTGCTCGCGGCCGGGTTCGCCGTCTCGCGCCCGGCTGGCGGCTATTTCGTGGTGGCGGATGCCGCCCCGCTCGGTTTCGACGACGGCGCCGAGCTCGCCCGACGGCTGCCCGAGCTCGCCGGGGTCGTCGCCGTGCCGATCACGGCGTTCGTGCACCCAGAGCGCCGCCCACAGTACTCCTCGGTGCTGCGCTTCGCCTACTGCAAGAAGTTCGAGTTGCTGGAGCGCGCTGCGGCGCAGCTGGCCGGGCTCAGCGCGCGCTGA